In Haloterrigena turkmenica DSM 5511, a single genomic region encodes these proteins:
- a CDS encoding ATPase domain-containing protein, with amino-acid sequence MTEYHSIGLTGRDRVNNAIGGGIPEGSVVLVEGEDGAGKSALSQRFSYGMATEDAYVTYISTELECWEFVQQMNSLSYDVVDLLLNEQLLFLHANVDTHDEGTKRQLLARFASAETLWKADVVYVDTLSALLRNDPNYEAVVDEGDEDHVIQRLVSFLRHVTMQDKTVVLTIDPTSVRDDALRPLRNVADVYFQIETNTVGQEIRRKILVRRFQNMRNPVDDSIGFNVQQGRGISIVSRTVA; translated from the coding sequence ATGACTGAGTACCACTCCATCGGACTGACGGGACGAGATCGCGTGAACAACGCCATCGGCGGCGGCATTCCCGAGGGCAGCGTCGTCCTCGTCGAAGGGGAGGACGGCGCGGGCAAGAGCGCGCTCTCCCAGCGGTTCTCCTACGGGATGGCCACCGAGGACGCCTACGTCACCTATATTTCGACGGAACTCGAGTGCTGGGAGTTCGTCCAGCAGATGAACTCGCTGTCCTATGACGTCGTCGACCTCCTGTTGAACGAGCAGTTGCTGTTCTTACACGCGAACGTCGACACGCACGACGAGGGAACAAAGCGCCAGTTGCTCGCCCGGTTCGCGAGCGCGGAGACGCTCTGGAAGGCCGACGTGGTCTACGTCGACACGCTCTCGGCGCTGTTGCGAAACGATCCCAACTACGAGGCAGTCGTCGACGAGGGCGACGAGGATCACGTCATCCAGCGGCTCGTCTCGTTTCTCCGGCACGTGACCATGCAGGACAAGACGGTCGTGTTGACGATCGATCCGACGAGCGTTCGCGACGACGCGCTGCGGCCGCTGCGGAACGTGGCCGACGTCTACTTCCAGATCGAGACGAACACGGTCGGGCAGGAGATCCGCCGGAAGATTCTCGTTCGTCGGTTCCAGAACATGCGAAACCCCGTCGACGATTCGATCGGCTTCAACGTCCAGCAGGGCCGCGGAATCTCGATCGTCAGTAGGACGGTGGCATAA
- a CDS encoding flagellin, whose protein sequence is MSGDSVSTLILFIAAMLVAAGVAGTLVTNVNGISNSIDTYSGDVRDQIDTDIEIISDPGSDAVYNGTEENVTILVKNTGDRTLETDGTDLDVLINGEYVQRDAITVELQGNTSSWRRGDVAELRFDASLESDAEHRIIVSVHGDEETLEFYVP, encoded by the coding sequence ATGTCCGGTGATTCGGTCTCGACGCTGATCCTGTTTATCGCCGCGATGCTCGTCGCGGCCGGCGTCGCCGGGACGCTCGTGACCAACGTCAACGGGATCAGCAACTCGATCGACACCTACAGCGGCGACGTCAGAGACCAGATCGATACCGATATCGAGATCATCAGCGATCCGGGCAGCGACGCGGTGTACAACGGGACCGAGGAGAACGTCACGATCCTCGTCAAGAACACCGGCGATCGGACGCTCGAGACCGACGGGACCGACCTCGACGTGCTGATAAACGGAGAGTACGTCCAGCGGGACGCGATAACGGTAGAACTGCAGGGTAATACCAGCAGCTGGCGGCGCGGCGACGTCGCCGAACTGCGGTTCGACGCGTCTCTCGAGTCGGACGCCGAGCACCGGATCATCGTCAGCGTCCACGGTGACGAGGAAACGCTCGAATTCTACGTACCATGA
- a CDS encoding flagellin, with protein sequence MGFSTSGATAILFVGVLVAVGIAYPVVQTAHEERTRAMDDRDDRALEMRNTAIDLETASYDGSELTVNATNTGSSTLTVPATDLLVDGAFVADGEWTGTVVNGTTGRELWQPGETLSITVTTDDRPDRLKLVTEYGIAETTTEVS encoded by the coding sequence GTGGGATTCAGTACTAGTGGCGCGACGGCGATCCTCTTCGTCGGCGTGCTCGTGGCCGTCGGGATCGCCTACCCGGTCGTCCAGACGGCCCACGAGGAGCGCACGAGAGCCATGGACGACCGCGACGATCGAGCGCTCGAGATGCGCAACACGGCGATCGACCTCGAGACGGCGAGCTACGACGGGAGCGAACTCACCGTGAACGCGACCAACACCGGTTCGTCGACGCTGACGGTTCCCGCGACGGATCTGCTCGTCGACGGCGCGTTCGTGGCCGACGGCGAGTGGACCGGGACCGTGGTCAACGGGACGACCGGCCGAGAACTGTGGCAGCCCGGCGAGACGCTCTCGATCACGGTCACTACGGACGATCGGCCGGACAGGCTGAAGCTCGTGACCGAGTACGGAATCGCCGAGACGACGACGGAGGTGAGCTGA
- a CDS encoding FlaD/FlaE family flagellar protein, translating to MNFGLASLRELIEDFLTNSGGRRGRQREQRREESDEFGGEPEAESATDGQSRETESGSHDGTSESEPESTESDSGDGGSRSGGGFFGRGSSDDEDDIDDLFYRIEELEEELQDKETELGSVQDSQQHVAEQVEEMNDRVQRLLGVYDQVTDDVNPFTGEGEAQNGFGVFGEDEKRRDGSSSAPGIESRLAADSTASDETVSFDDLKGVIEDAAATQSSGGERIAFDEDDVDENDTRVEVQATESVDEPETTSDAAGTDAGVGTDSSDADDSEDDPDDATLSTLADTYATDIIVFEWLTRLVRTGGSAATLRAISYYAEIGWIGEDVKTHLEDVLSGPDLDMHVDPGSTPEELTAEDHADSYTYIMKLQEIHETKAEVEPEHDRAPESELGT from the coding sequence ATGAATTTCGGACTCGCATCCCTCCGCGAACTCATCGAAGACTTCCTCACGAACAGCGGCGGTCGCCGGGGCCGCCAGCGCGAGCAGCGACGGGAGGAGAGCGACGAGTTCGGCGGCGAGCCCGAGGCCGAGTCCGCGACCGACGGGCAGTCTCGAGAGACCGAGTCGGGATCGCACGACGGCACGTCAGAGTCTGAGCCGGAGTCGACCGAGAGCGACAGCGGTGACGGTGGCAGCCGCAGTGGCGGCGGCTTCTTCGGCCGCGGTTCGAGCGACGACGAGGACGACATCGACGACCTCTTCTACCGGATCGAAGAGCTCGAGGAGGAACTCCAGGACAAGGAAACCGAGCTGGGATCGGTTCAGGACTCACAGCAACACGTCGCCGAGCAGGTCGAGGAGATGAACGACCGCGTCCAGCGCCTGCTGGGCGTCTACGATCAGGTGACCGACGACGTGAACCCGTTTACCGGCGAGGGCGAGGCCCAGAACGGCTTCGGCGTCTTCGGCGAGGACGAGAAGCGCCGCGACGGGTCCTCGAGCGCGCCGGGAATCGAGAGCCGACTCGCCGCCGATTCGACGGCGAGCGACGAGACGGTCTCGTTCGACGACCTCAAGGGCGTGATCGAGGACGCCGCGGCGACGCAGTCCTCGGGCGGCGAGCGGATCGCGTTCGACGAGGACGACGTCGACGAGAACGATACGCGCGTCGAAGTGCAGGCGACCGAAAGCGTCGACGAGCCCGAGACGACGAGCGACGCCGCCGGAACCGATGCGGGCGTCGGAACTGACTCGAGCGACGCTGACGACTCCGAGGACGATCCGGACGACGCGACTCTGTCGACGCTCGCGGACACGTACGCGACGGACATCATCGTCTTCGAGTGGCTCACCCGGCTGGTTCGGACCGGCGGCTCGGCCGCGACGCTGCGAGCGATCTCCTACTACGCCGAGATCGGTTGGATCGGCGAGGACGTCAAGACGCATCTCGAGGACGTCCTCAGCGGTCCGGATCTGGACATGCACGTCGATCCGGGCTCGACGCCGGAGGAACTGACCGCCGAGGATCACGCCGACAGCTACACGTACATCATGAAGCTGCAGGAGATCCACGAAACGAAAGCGGAGGTCGAACCGGAACACGACCGCGCGCCCGAATCGGAGCTGGGGACGTGA
- a CDS encoding archaellin/type IV pilin N-terminal domain-containing protein has product MFEAITDNEERGQVGIGTLIVFIAMVLVAAIAAGVLINTAGVLQSQASNTGSETQEEVANQIDVVHAVGNVSANDAVDQINLTIKKSAGSNAIDLTSTTIQYTSDDKAVTLTHGGNNVSNASDTDFITNGVNGYNDDSLTDTEQRVIITINADAIEGTGNGDSGLQGGDDATVKLIDQSGAQYTYGVSVPSTFGDKTIVEV; this is encoded by the coding sequence ATGTTCGAAGCAATAACAGACAACGAAGAACGTGGCCAGGTGGGTATCGGTACCCTCATCGTGTTCATCGCGATGGTGCTGGTTGCGGCGATTGCGGCAGGAGTATTGATTAATACGGCTGGGGTCTTGCAGAGCCAGGCATCGAATACCGGCTCCGAAACGCAGGAAGAAGTCGCAAACCAGATCGACGTCGTCCACGCGGTCGGTAACGTTTCCGCGAACGATGCAGTCGACCAGATCAACCTGACGATCAAGAAGTCGGCCGGATCGAACGCGATCGATCTCACCTCGACGACTATTCAGTATACGAGTGATGATAAAGCGGTAACGCTGACTCACGGCGGGAACAACGTGAGTAACGCCAGCGATACTGACTTCATCACGAACGGAGTGAACGGCTATAACGACGATTCACTTACTGACACTGAACAACGAGTCATAATTACGATCAATGCCGACGCGATCGAAGGCACCGGTAATGGTGATAGCGGGCTTCAAGGTGGCGACGACGCAACTGTCAAACTGATCGACCAGTCCGGTGCACAGTACACCTACGGTGTGAGCGTGCCGAGTACCTTCGGCGATAAGACCATCGTGGAGGTCTGA
- a CDS encoding archaellin/type IV pilin N-terminal domain-containing protein, which yields MFENLTDDDARGQVGIGTLIVFIAMVLVAAIAAGVLINTAGVLQSQASNTGSETQEEVANQIDVVHAVGMTDGADNVTSLNLTIKKSAGSNAIDMTSATVQYTSNNEDIALTFNESANASVDGGLTDANETKFGTKSLTSNNDGESLIETSERMEIHIDTKAIESGNGLPSGSEATIKIIDQSGAQYTYGVSVPSTFGDKSVVEV from the coding sequence ATGTTCGAGAATCTAACGGACGATGACGCCCGCGGTCAAGTTGGTATCGGTACTCTCATCGTGTTCATCGCGATGGTACTCGTCGCAGCGATCGCAGCAGGTGTCCTCATCAACACGGCTGGTGTCCTACAGAGTCAGGCATCCAATACCGGCTCCGAGACCCAAGAAGAAGTCGCGAATCAGATCGATGTCGTCCATGCGGTCGGCATGACCGACGGTGCCGACAACGTCACGTCGCTCAATCTGACTATTAAGAAATCTGCCGGGTCGAACGCCATCGATATGACGTCAGCGACCGTCCAATACACCAGTAATAACGAGGACATTGCACTCACGTTCAACGAGAGCGCAAATGCCTCGGTAGATGGTGGGTTAACTGACGCGAACGAAACGAAATTCGGAACGAAAAGCCTTACCAGTAATAACGACGGTGAATCGCTCATCGAGACGAGTGAACGAATGGAGATCCATATCGATACTAAAGCAATCGAATCTGGTAATGGGTTACCCTCTGGTTCGGAAGCCACTATCAAAATCATCGACCAGTCCGGTGCACAGTACACCTACGGTGTGAGTGTTCCGTCGACGTTCGGTGACAAGAGCGTCGTCGAGGTCTAA
- a CDS encoding DUF7500 family protein produces MTPDSLEHDDGVLAPDELQLEDDHVDALGENRYLVRSGSDSKRTEMSAALEAADVPPADDASAEGADGETDDHVRTDHALADAPEPHGVDITLKTDGEIAHHRATSNDVREVFVDLLTWYASQLDDDMTPGEALQVMLAASDLEV; encoded by the coding sequence ATGACCCCCGATTCACTCGAGCACGACGACGGCGTCCTCGCCCCCGACGAGCTGCAGTTGGAAGACGATCACGTCGACGCGTTGGGCGAGAACCGTTATCTGGTTCGATCGGGATCCGATTCGAAGCGCACGGAAATGTCTGCGGCCCTTGAGGCCGCAGACGTACCGCCAGCGGACGACGCGTCCGCCGAGGGTGCAGACGGCGAGACTGACGATCACGTACGCACGGATCACGCACTCGCCGACGCACCCGAACCGCACGGGGTCGATATCACGTTGAAAACCGACGGGGAGATCGCACACCACCGCGCGACGTCGAACGACGTCCGCGAGGTGTTCGTAGACCTCCTGACCTGGTACGCGAGCCAGCTCGACGACGACATGACGCCCGGCGAAGCGCTGCAGGTCATGCTGGCCGCGTCCGATCTCGAGGTCTGA
- a CDS encoding twin-arginine translocation signal domain-containing protein: protein MPTDPSSDPSRRQFLGAAAGTAATVATAGCLGALAGDSSGMTRIESEDPSDPREGSPGEFYYFLEENDIEVDELLRDGDELYLTYRTGAETVEESDEEITIVYEVYKRALIQRGSSVEFLYAEISNPFDGQALGWGINTEWVHKYDDPNGDDSSGESSIADDVDSEPGNDSSEAVGNETDSGGIDMAQVTLWNNIMNSKVYDSDFEDNGSESGDGELESENGASESDLDNDTESEANDSDGS from the coding sequence ATGCCAACCGACCCCTCCAGCGACCCGTCACGACGGCAGTTCCTCGGTGCGGCCGCCGGAACCGCCGCGACGGTCGCGACCGCCGGCTGCCTCGGCGCCCTCGCCGGCGACTCATCGGGAATGACGCGAATCGAATCCGAAGACCCCTCCGACCCCCGCGAGGGATCGCCCGGCGAGTTCTACTACTTCCTCGAGGAGAACGACATCGAGGTCGACGAACTGCTGCGCGACGGCGACGAACTCTATCTGACCTATCGCACCGGGGCCGAGACAGTCGAGGAGTCGGACGAGGAAATCACGATCGTCTACGAGGTCTACAAGCGAGCGCTGATCCAGCGCGGGTCGTCGGTCGAGTTTCTCTACGCCGAGATTTCGAACCCGTTCGACGGACAGGCGCTGGGCTGGGGAATCAACACCGAGTGGGTCCACAAGTACGATGATCCCAACGGGGACGACTCGAGCGGTGAGTCGTCGATCGCCGACGACGTCGATTCCGAACCCGGTAACGACTCGAGCGAAGCCGTCGGGAACGAAACGGACAGCGGCGGTATCGATATGGCCCAGGTCACGCTCTGGAACAACATCATGAACTCGAAAGTCTACGACTCCGATTTCGAGGACAACGGGTCCGAATCCGGGGACGGTGAGCTCGAATCCGAAAACGGCGCCTCGGAATCCGATCTCGACAACGATACCGAGTCCGAAGCGAACGACTCCGACGGAAGCTAA
- a CDS encoding DUF5807 family protein, giving the protein MTDAREEFLAGERPDDVALFLADSYVSDDRLAEFGERVEDGVLIVVDGESGRNAFEAATGTQAMQFAKSAMELEGIIDDDLTGGQCPEAPADEDHAVQFVFAFAEEQNEDVGGIYAEGDVVHAYARCTCGTAYSDKWNVPTAAD; this is encoded by the coding sequence ATGACCGACGCACGCGAGGAATTTCTGGCTGGCGAGCGGCCCGATGACGTGGCACTGTTTCTGGCCGACTCGTACGTCTCCGACGACCGCTTGGCGGAGTTCGGCGAGCGCGTCGAGGACGGCGTTCTGATCGTCGTCGACGGCGAGAGCGGCCGCAACGCCTTCGAGGCGGCGACCGGCACGCAGGCGATGCAGTTCGCAAAGTCCGCGATGGAACTCGAGGGGATCATCGACGACGACCTCACCGGCGGCCAGTGTCCGGAGGCGCCGGCCGACGAGGACCACGCGGTCCAGTTCGTCTTCGCCTTCGCCGAGGAACAGAACGAGGACGTCGGCGGCATCTACGCCGAGGGCGACGTCGTGCACGCGTACGCGCGGTGTACGTGCGGGACGGCGTACTCGGACAAGTGGAACGTTCCCACCGCCGCCGACTGA
- a CDS encoding sensor histidine kinase: protein MVGESIESGSDAILESSLGDTRNWLRGLSALGALLVLVAVGNSIVTMAGNGILLEAILDLLLVGSFGIVLLYIGLWLPKTSIDAAYYPRILLWVVVGVTVMGIALGLRVLHPGVEVQFTFGTQAVFLAIGSVAGLAIGVHEAQALIQAAALEEQNEALKRTEQRLEETVEELEASNEQLEQFAYAASHDLQEPLRMVTSYLDLLEDRYADEFDDDGEEFLAFARDGADRMDTTIDALLEYSRVETQGGAFDTVDLEAILDDVLADLQFKLEEEDADLTREPLPAVAGDESQLRQVFQNLLANAIEYSGGEPPRIHIAATPETSDIDTDTDAASAWRISVSDEGPGIPTDDQDRIFEIFQRLHSSEEQSGSGIGLALCQRIVERHGVRPDSERPGSTDERSESVGGEIWVDSEPGEGSTFSLTLPSADASADADASDHAASPAKSDSRSRD from the coding sequence ATGGTTGGGGAGTCCATCGAATCCGGGTCCGACGCGATTCTCGAGTCGTCGCTGGGAGATACGCGCAACTGGCTCCGAGGGCTCTCCGCGCTGGGCGCGCTCCTGGTGCTCGTCGCAGTCGGTAACTCGATCGTCACGATGGCCGGGAACGGGATCCTGCTGGAAGCGATCCTCGATCTGCTGCTGGTCGGTTCCTTCGGAATCGTGCTGCTGTATATCGGGCTCTGGTTGCCGAAGACGTCTATCGACGCCGCGTACTATCCGCGGATCTTGCTGTGGGTCGTCGTCGGCGTCACCGTCATGGGAATCGCCCTCGGCCTTCGCGTCCTCCATCCCGGCGTCGAGGTCCAGTTCACGTTCGGGACCCAGGCCGTCTTCTTAGCGATCGGCTCCGTCGCGGGACTGGCGATCGGCGTCCACGAGGCACAGGCGCTCATCCAGGCCGCCGCGCTCGAGGAGCAAAACGAGGCGCTGAAGCGGACCGAGCAGCGCCTCGAGGAGACGGTCGAAGAACTCGAGGCGTCGAACGAACAGCTCGAACAGTTCGCCTACGCCGCCTCCCACGACCTGCAGGAACCGCTCCGGATGGTGACGAGCTACCTCGACCTCCTCGAGGATCGGTACGCCGACGAGTTCGACGACGACGGCGAGGAGTTCCTCGCGTTCGCCCGCGACGGCGCCGATCGGATGGACACGACGATCGACGCGCTGCTGGAGTACTCGCGGGTCGAAACGCAGGGCGGCGCGTTCGATACTGTCGACCTCGAGGCCATCCTCGACGACGTGCTCGCGGACCTCCAGTTCAAACTCGAGGAGGAAGACGCCGACCTCACGCGGGAGCCGTTGCCCGCCGTCGCCGGCGACGAGAGCCAGCTCCGGCAGGTGTTCCAGAACCTGCTGGCGAACGCGATCGAGTATTCGGGTGGCGAGCCCCCACGCATCCATATCGCGGCAACGCCCGAAACGTCGGACATAGACACGGACACGGACGCGGCGTCGGCGTGGCGGATCTCGGTCAGCGACGAGGGGCCGGGGATCCCGACCGACGATCAGGACCGAATCTTCGAAATCTTCCAGCGGCTCCACTCGAGCGAGGAACAGAGCGGGTCGGGAATCGGACTGGCACTCTGCCAGCGGATCGTCGAGCGCCACGGCGTCCGGCCGGACAGCGAGAGGCCGGGCTCGACGGACGAGCGAAGCGAGTCTGTCGGCGGCGAGATCTGGGTCGACTCCGAGCCCGGCGAGGGCTCGACGTTTTCGCTCACGCTGCCGTCCGCCGACGCGTCGGCGGACGCAGACGCGTCCGACCACGCCGCGTCACCGGCGAAATCCGACTCGCGGAGCCGCGACTAA
- a CDS encoding helix-turn-helix domain-containing protein, producing the protein MATEATFTVPSDQFPLGSVFERLPDVTIELERMIPARDVVVPYFWVRGTPVDDIEDAFDDHPGVVEIELIDSVADEYLLRVEWSLEYAGVLSTLTETKLPLVKAIGTNREWTFDVRGDDRADIADFQQRCRELDIPITLTKLHALTPIETEAEAALTEPQQEAVLLAYERGYFNSPRDVTMAELGDELGITQQAVASRLRRGIDRLVGSTLAEISTRSQ; encoded by the coding sequence ATGGCAACCGAAGCGACGTTTACGGTGCCGTCCGATCAGTTCCCGCTGGGGAGCGTATTCGAACGGCTGCCGGACGTGACGATCGAACTGGAGCGCATGATCCCGGCGCGGGACGTGGTTGTTCCCTACTTCTGGGTGCGAGGAACGCCCGTCGACGACATCGAGGACGCCTTCGACGACCATCCCGGCGTCGTCGAGATCGAATTGATCGATTCCGTCGCGGACGAGTACCTGTTGCGCGTCGAGTGGTCGCTCGAGTACGCCGGCGTGTTGAGTACGCTGACGGAAACGAAGCTTCCACTCGTGAAAGCGATCGGGACGAACCGAGAGTGGACGTTTGACGTACGCGGCGACGATCGGGCCGACATCGCCGACTTTCAGCAGCGCTGTCGCGAACTCGACATCCCGATCACGCTGACGAAACTGCACGCGCTCACGCCGATCGAAACCGAGGCCGAGGCCGCGTTGACCGAGCCACAGCAGGAGGCCGTGCTCCTCGCCTACGAACGCGGCTACTTCAACTCACCGCGGGACGTGACCATGGCGGAACTGGGCGACGAACTCGGGATCACCCAACAGGCCGTCGCCTCTCGCCTTCGGCGCGGTATCGACCGGCTCGTCGGGAGCACACTCGCCGAGATATCGACTCGCTCTCAGTAG
- a CDS encoding DHH family phosphoesterase, with translation MDEDLIDSGDLPLARKSVLPGTGFFLPDTLEEDVEDEQAAAALEGAEVAVIADPDADGLACVALLREAYDDVRNVPEPDDKDDADESTDADVPTDATDAADAVDDADEAAAGLAGDAVDPLEEPEPTPHEVALLPASPHDVEDALARVAEFGEEGIDLFVCDLAPDRYEYVEEELDAALETADRVSWYDHHQWNDDVAQAVRDAGVDLVVGDSDEECSADVVYRSLEYEFSPMYEELAAVTRDHDLWLREDPRSDDLADYAYWTDPAEYVEVVREYGVDLPEWVQTYLAERREEKEALIDRALGRAEFREIGGYTVGVTYGRCSQNEVAEGMREQGADASVVVKPAGSASIRGTDEFDRCHEVAGKVNGGGHPKAAGCKPDIYDDMLDYATHWTSRGAVTKQVILDAFREVVADEREDGDD, from the coding sequence ATGGACGAAGATCTCATCGACAGCGGCGATCTCCCGCTCGCCCGCAAGTCCGTGCTCCCGGGAACCGGTTTCTTCCTACCCGATACGCTCGAGGAGGACGTCGAGGACGAGCAGGCCGCGGCCGCCCTCGAGGGCGCCGAGGTCGCCGTCATCGCCGACCCCGACGCGGACGGGCTGGCCTGCGTCGCCCTGCTTCGCGAGGCCTACGACGACGTACGGAACGTGCCGGAACCCGACGACAAGGACGACGCTGACGAATCTACTGACGCCGACGTGCCGACCGACGCAACGGACGCGGCCGATGCCGTCGACGACGCCGACGAAGCGGCGGCGGGCCTCGCCGGCGACGCCGTCGATCCGCTTGAGGAGCCCGAGCCCACGCCCCACGAAGTGGCCCTGCTTCCCGCTAGCCCCCACGACGTCGAGGACGCGCTGGCTCGCGTCGCCGAGTTCGGCGAGGAGGGGATCGACCTCTTCGTCTGTGACCTCGCGCCGGACAGATACGAGTACGTCGAGGAAGAACTCGATGCGGCCCTCGAGACCGCCGACCGCGTCTCGTGGTACGACCACCACCAGTGGAACGACGACGTGGCGCAGGCGGTCCGCGACGCCGGCGTCGACCTCGTCGTCGGCGACTCCGACGAGGAGTGTTCGGCCGATGTCGTCTACCGGTCGCTCGAGTACGAGTTCTCGCCGATGTACGAGGAACTGGCCGCCGTGACACGGGACCACGACCTCTGGCTGCGCGAGGATCCGCGCAGCGACGATCTGGCCGATTACGCCTACTGGACCGATCCGGCGGAGTACGTCGAGGTCGTCCGCGAGTACGGCGTCGACCTCCCCGAGTGGGTACAGACCTACCTCGCCGAGCGCCGCGAGGAGAAAGAGGCTCTGATCGATCGAGCGCTGGGCCGCGCGGAGTTCCGCGAGATCGGCGGCTACACGGTCGGGGTCACCTACGGCCGCTGTTCGCAAAACGAGGTCGCCGAGGGGATGCGAGAGCAGGGCGCCGACGCCTCGGTCGTCGTCAAACCCGCCGGCTCGGCCTCGATCCGCGGAACGGACGAATTCGACCGCTGCCACGAGGTCGCGGGGAAGGTCAACGGCGGCGGCCACCCCAAGGCCGCCGGCTGCAAACCCGACATCTACGACGACATGCTCGACTACGCGACCCACTGGACCTCTCGCGGCGCCGTGACGAAGCAGGTCATCCTCGACGCGTTCCGCGAGGTCGTCGCGGACGAGCGCGAGGACGGCGACGACTGA
- a CDS encoding universal stress protein — MFDTVVVATDGSESVKRAVDVALDLADRFDAEVHALSVVDASEVDASPQQLREELRTALETTADAALATVEERSDADLEIDTAVREGRPAAQICEYAREVDADLVATGTRGRHGENRLLLGSVAERVVRTSPVPVLTVRQLEPAGEGTDDEAVGAA; from the coding sequence GTTCCGAGAGCGTCAAGCGGGCCGTCGACGTCGCGCTCGATCTCGCCGATCGCTTCGACGCCGAGGTCCACGCGCTCTCGGTCGTCGACGCCAGCGAGGTCGACGCCTCGCCCCAACAGCTCCGGGAGGAACTGCGGACCGCCCTCGAGACGACCGCCGACGCCGCGCTCGCGACGGTCGAGGAGCGATCCGACGCGGATCTCGAGATCGACACCGCCGTCCGCGAGGGCCGGCCGGCCGCCCAGATCTGCGAGTACGCCCGCGAGGTCGACGCCGACCTGGTCGCGACTGGGACCCGTGGTCGTCACGGCGAGAACCGCCTGCTGCTGGGCAGCGTCGCCGAGCGGGTCGTCCGCACTTCACCGGTGCCCGTGCTGACGGTTCGACAACTTGAGCCCGCCGGCGAGGGTACCGACGACGAGGCGGTCGGCGCCGCCTGA